Proteins co-encoded in one Opitutus terrae PB90-1 genomic window:
- a CDS encoding FG-GAP-like repeat-containing protein, whose product MPRRSSLFGPALRPPGRFLAAGRHGAALAFATVAVFAAEPRSPLAEQPLAARSGPRGATLFVEMPSAHTGVVTENRYADPKMWGARYHEFEIGEIGTGVAIGDYDGDGRPDLFVVSKTESCRLFRNLGEFRFEDVTERAGVADKGAAAGVWKQGATFVDVNNDGRLDLYLCRFDASNRLYVNQGDGTFKEEAAARGLDVRDSSVTGAFADYDRDGRLDVLVQTNLLDANAHIEGQANYLFRNTGDGGFVNVTDHAGISGNGQGHSATWWDYDDDGWPDLYVGNDFLSPDKLYHNRRDGRFDDVIATVVPHVPYSAMGSDLGDLNNDGLVDFMITDMAATTHEKDQRGMADARGRAREEFNETIGVLQYPRNALFLNTGTGHCLEAAWLADLAKTDWTWGPRLEDLDNDGWLDLFVTTGMHREATNVDLLTRQMNAETATERLRVMRESPVLAERNLAYRNRGNLEFETVGAAWGLDQKGVSFGAAFGDLDGDGDLDLVFGNYEKGVTVLRNDSDSGHRVIFELRGTRSNRFGVGAKVEIVTGAGRQVRYLVIARGVLSSSEPVVHFGLGEEVEIKELTVRWPSGAVQRFEHVAADRRYTITEPEEWHGRPAREPSSSADTRVGNPGTVGPALAAGREESKSRAAAGERQPYEHSLFAETSAAHGLAVVSREEPVDEVALQRLLPTRFNRRGPALAVGDVNADGIEDVVIGGTTQTAAQVRLGRSDGTYAVDPGAVLPVDGVNDGPVLLFDAMGDGRPALLVTKGGNSLPAGAAEYQPKLYVQDEPGRFRLAAGALPELSLSVGAAAVADFDRDGRLDVFLGARVLPGLYPLAPQSALLRNRGPATAGFEDATELLAPALRNVGLVTSALWSDVDQDGWPDLLVALEWGRVTCFHNEQGRGFSDWTERAGFAAAGTGWWTSLAAADFNGDGRMDYVAGNVGLNTQYRASAAQPALLFYGDFRRDGGEPQLIEAYYEGDKLYPWRSRRDLGAAIPSVLKRFPRNNAYARATLSEILGEEKLAAADKFMATELRSGVFLSQPDDTWRFTPLPRIAQIAPLQGMVAGDFDGDGQADLYAVQNSYAPIAVVGRFDGGLSQLLRGDGRGGFEPVPPAQSGLVVPGDAKALAVLDLGQDGWPDFLVTRNNASTLVFERQHEPGLRSVRVQLRGPAGNPTAIGARLTAHYRDGHAQSVELQAGSGHASQSLAAAFFGDPTGNPLARISVRWPDGATTQHDVPTGTPVITLDASR is encoded by the coding sequence ATGCCCCGTCGCTCGTCGCTCTTTGGTCCGGCGCTGCGGCCGCCGGGTCGGTTCCTCGCCGCGGGCCGGCACGGCGCCGCACTGGCCTTTGCGACGGTCGCCGTCTTCGCCGCCGAGCCGCGCTCCCCGTTGGCGGAACAGCCGCTGGCGGCGCGCTCCGGTCCGCGCGGTGCGACGCTGTTTGTGGAGATGCCGTCGGCGCATACGGGCGTCGTGACGGAGAACCGGTATGCGGATCCGAAGATGTGGGGCGCGCGGTATCACGAATTTGAGATCGGCGAAATCGGCACCGGTGTGGCGATCGGCGACTACGACGGCGACGGCCGGCCGGACCTCTTCGTCGTCAGCAAGACCGAGAGCTGCCGGCTATTTCGTAACCTCGGCGAGTTCCGGTTCGAGGACGTGACCGAACGCGCGGGCGTGGCCGACAAAGGCGCGGCGGCTGGCGTGTGGAAGCAGGGGGCCACGTTTGTCGATGTGAACAACGATGGCCGGCTCGATCTGTATCTCTGCCGATTCGACGCCTCGAACCGGCTCTACGTGAACCAAGGCGACGGCACGTTTAAGGAGGAGGCGGCCGCGCGCGGACTCGACGTGCGGGACTCGTCCGTGACCGGTGCGTTCGCCGACTACGATCGCGATGGCCGGCTCGATGTCCTTGTGCAGACGAACCTGCTCGACGCGAACGCGCACATCGAAGGGCAGGCGAACTATCTTTTCCGTAATACCGGCGATGGCGGGTTCGTGAACGTGACCGATCACGCGGGGATCTCCGGCAACGGGCAGGGGCACTCCGCCACGTGGTGGGACTACGATGACGACGGCTGGCCCGATCTCTACGTCGGCAACGATTTTCTCTCGCCCGACAAGCTCTATCACAACCGCCGCGACGGCCGCTTTGACGACGTGATTGCGACCGTCGTTCCGCACGTGCCCTACTCGGCGATGGGTTCGGATCTCGGCGATCTGAACAACGACGGGCTCGTGGATTTCATGATCACGGACATGGCCGCGACGACCCACGAGAAGGATCAGCGCGGCATGGCGGATGCGCGCGGCCGGGCCCGGGAGGAGTTTAATGAGACGATCGGCGTGCTGCAGTATCCACGGAATGCGCTTTTCCTGAACACGGGTACCGGTCACTGCCTCGAAGCGGCGTGGCTGGCGGACCTGGCCAAGACTGATTGGACCTGGGGACCGCGGCTCGAGGATCTCGACAACGACGGCTGGCTCGACCTGTTCGTGACTACCGGCATGCACCGGGAGGCCACCAACGTGGATTTGTTGACGCGCCAGATGAACGCGGAGACCGCGACCGAGCGGTTGCGCGTGATGCGCGAGAGTCCGGTGCTGGCCGAGCGCAATCTCGCTTACCGCAACCGCGGCAATCTCGAGTTTGAGACTGTCGGTGCGGCATGGGGGTTGGATCAGAAAGGCGTGAGCTTCGGCGCGGCGTTCGGCGATCTCGATGGCGATGGCGATCTCGATCTGGTGTTCGGCAATTACGAGAAGGGCGTGACGGTTCTCCGCAACGACTCCGACAGCGGACATCGGGTCATTTTCGAGCTACGCGGGACCAGATCGAACCGGTTTGGCGTCGGCGCGAAAGTGGAGATTGTGACCGGCGCGGGCCGGCAGGTGCGGTACCTCGTGATTGCACGGGGCGTGCTGTCGAGCAGTGAGCCGGTGGTGCATTTTGGTTTGGGGGAGGAGGTGGAGATCAAGGAGCTGACGGTGAGGTGGCCGAGCGGGGCGGTGCAGCGGTTCGAGCACGTGGCGGCGGACCGGCGGTATACGATCACGGAGCCGGAGGAGTGGCACGGGCGTCCCGCCCGTGAGCCTTCGTCGTCCGCTGATACCCGGGTCGGTAATCCCGGAACGGTAGGGCCGGCGCTGGCCGCCGGCCGCGAGGAATCGAAGTCCCGCGCGGCTGCCGGCGAGCGGCAGCCCTACGAACACAGCCTTTTCGCGGAAACGAGCGCAGCGCATGGGCTGGCGGTGGTGTCGCGGGAGGAGCCGGTGGATGAGGTGGCGTTGCAGCGATTGCTGCCGACGCGGTTCAACCGGCGCGGACCGGCGCTGGCGGTGGGCGACGTGAATGCCGACGGGATCGAAGACGTGGTGATCGGGGGCACGACGCAGACGGCCGCGCAGGTGCGGCTGGGCCGCAGCGACGGAACGTATGCTGTCGACCCGGGAGCGGTGCTGCCGGTGGACGGGGTGAACGACGGGCCGGTGCTGCTGTTCGATGCGATGGGCGATGGGCGGCCGGCGCTGCTGGTGACGAAGGGCGGCAACAGTTTGCCGGCGGGCGCGGCGGAGTATCAGCCGAAGCTTTACGTGCAGGACGAGCCGGGGCGGTTTCGGCTGGCCGCCGGTGCGCTGCCGGAGCTGTCGCTGAGCGTGGGCGCGGCGGCGGTGGCGGACTTCGATCGGGACGGGCGGCTGGATGTGTTCCTCGGCGCGCGCGTGCTGCCGGGCCTGTATCCGCTGGCGCCGCAAAGTGCCCTGCTGCGGAACCGCGGTCCCGCGACCGCGGGATTCGAGGACGCGACCGAGTTGCTCGCGCCGGCGCTGCGGAACGTGGGCTTGGTGACGTCGGCGTTGTGGAGCGACGTGGACCAGGACGGCTGGCCGGACTTGTTGGTGGCGCTGGAGTGGGGCCGGGTGACGTGTTTTCACAACGAGCAGGGCCGCGGTTTCTCCGACTGGACCGAACGGGCTGGCTTCGCTGCGGCGGGCACCGGCTGGTGGACCTCCCTCGCGGCGGCGGACTTCAACGGCGACGGTCGGATGGACTACGTGGCCGGCAACGTGGGACTGAACACGCAGTATCGGGCGAGTGCGGCGCAACCGGCGCTCTTGTTCTACGGCGACTTTCGCCGCGATGGCGGCGAGCCGCAGCTGATCGAAGCCTACTACGAAGGCGACAAGCTCTATCCCTGGCGGAGCCGACGGGACTTGGGAGCAGCGATACCCTCGGTGCTGAAGCGCTTCCCGCGGAACAACGCGTACGCGCGAGCCACGCTCAGCGAGATCCTGGGCGAGGAGAAGCTCGCCGCCGCGGACAAGTTCATGGCGACGGAGCTGCGCAGCGGGGTGTTTTTGAGTCAGCCGGACGACACCTGGCGGTTTACGCCGTTGCCGCGGATCGCGCAGATCGCACCGCTGCAAGGGATGGTCGCAGGCGACTTCGATGGCGACGGGCAGGCGGACCTTTACGCGGTGCAAAACTCCTACGCGCCAATCGCGGTGGTGGGCCGGTTCGACGGCGGACTGAGCCAGCTGCTGCGTGGCGATGGCCGCGGCGGTTTCGAGCCGGTGCCGCCGGCGCAAAGCGGACTGGTGGTGCCGGGCGACGCGAAAGCGCTGGCCGTGCTGGATCTGGGGCAGGATGGCTGGCCGGATTTTCTGGTGACGCGCAACAACGCAAGCACCCTCGTGTTCGAGCGCCAGCACGAGCCTGGCCTCCGTTCGGTGCGCGTGCAGCTGCGCGGTCCCGCCGGCAATCCGACGGCGATCGGCGCCCGGCTGACGGCGCATTACCGCGACGGTCATGCTCAATCGGTCGAACTCCAGGCCGGTTCGGGACACGCGAGCCAGTCACTCGCGGCCGCGTTCTTTGGCGATCCGACGGGCAACCCGCTCGCGCGGATCAGCGTCCGCTGGCCCGACGGCGCCACCACTCAGCACGACGTGCCTACCGGCACGCCCGTCATCACACTCGATGCGTCGCGATGA